From Zingiber officinale cultivar Zhangliang chromosome 5B, Zo_v1.1, whole genome shotgun sequence, the proteins below share one genomic window:
- the LOC121984861 gene encoding protein P21-like yields the protein MASSLSLLPLACGGRLAAAATFDIVNQCSYTVWAAASPGGGQQLDPGQTWSINVNAGTTSGRVWARTGCSFDGNGNGGCQTGDCGGLLQCQGYGSPPNTLAEYSLNQYQNMDFFDISLVDGFNVPMDFSPTDGSCRGVRCAADINGQCPGPLQAPGGCNNPCTVFRTPEYCCTQGSCGPTDYSRYFKGLCPDAYSYPQDDATSTFTCPGGTNYRVVFCP from the exons ATGGCTTCATCACTCTCCCTCCTCCCCCTCGCTTGCGGAGGGCGGCTCGCAGCCGCCGCCACCTTCGACATTGTCAACCAATGCTCCTACACCGTGTGGGCTGCCGCCTCCCCGGGCGGCGGCCAGCAGCTGGACCCCGGCCAGACGTGGTCCATCAATGTCAACGCCGGCACCACCAGCGGCCGCGTCTGGGCCCGCACCGGCTGCTCCTTCGATGGCAACGGTAACGGCGGCTGCCAAACCGGCGACTGCGGCGGCCTCCTCCAATGCCAG GGATATGGGTCGCCACCCAACACACTGGCGGAGTACTCGCTGAACCAGTACCAAAACATGGACTTCTTCGACATCTCGTTGGTCGACGGCTTCAACGTGCCGATGGACTTCAGCCCAACCGACGGCAGTTGCCGTGGGGTCCGGTGCGCGGCGGACATCAACGGCCAGTGCCCGGGGCCGCTGCAGGCGCCGGGCGGCTGCAACAACCCGTGCACGGTGTTTCGCACGCCGGAATACTGCTGCACGCAGGGATCATGTGGGCCCACCGACTACTCGAG GTACTTCAAGGGCTTGTGCCCGGACGCGTACAGCTACCCGCAGGACGACGCCACGAGCACCTTCACCTGCCCGGGCGGCACCAACTACAGGGTCGTCTTCTGCCCGTAA